From a region of the Leptospira kmetyi serovar Malaysia str. Bejo-Iso9 genome:
- a CDS encoding hybrid sensor histidine kinase/response regulator, with product MESKSTSVLVIDDESEIRTALERVISKEGYRVFLAKDYDSAIEIIRSQKVDVVISDIVMNGKNGIEVTKEIRKINENIPVILMTGNPDLTTAEEAVRNRAFDYISKPIRRTNILEVLEKAKTEKETRDKHTETLIKSETENTKLAQRAKDLYLQNYNILNATSDCVITLDQDMKFSGMNQAALNAFGYSEEEIIGKHFTAMIPPGMESIYMDKVAQLLKRKARKQIARINRADLKSKNGEVRTYDISVCYYDIEGQTYYTGIARDITSKLLISEKLIDAERRAFLSTLASSIGHEINNSLTAIQGHIEIAKMPDSTEQIRQKAISITWSQLIKLKTLTNNLLQLGKPGESLRKSSEPINLNDSVESVIDVFQKTSRLKHCVIHFQPESTPVMIESNQDQLSLLLSNIMLNSADATGNRGNIKISVYIRNHHPIVAILDDGIGMNEEVIQKIYQPYFTTKGIGKGTGLGMFVAKEIADQYGIRIEIESEPNSGTEFRLVFPDKV from the coding sequence ATGGAATCAAAGTCCACATCAGTACTCGTTATCGACGACGAATCCGAAATTCGCACGGCTTTGGAAAGGGTCATTTCCAAGGAAGGGTATCGCGTATTTTTAGCGAAGGACTACGATTCCGCCATCGAAATCATACGCAGTCAAAAGGTGGACGTGGTCATCTCCGATATCGTGATGAACGGTAAAAACGGAATCGAAGTCACGAAGGAAATCCGCAAGATCAACGAGAACATTCCCGTCATTCTCATGACCGGAAACCCGGATCTTACCACCGCGGAAGAAGCGGTTCGTAACAGAGCCTTCGATTATATCTCCAAACCCATCCGAAGAACGAACATACTCGAAGTCCTCGAAAAGGCGAAAACCGAAAAGGAAACCAGGGACAAACACACCGAAACCCTGATCAAATCGGAAACCGAAAACACGAAACTCGCACAAAGAGCCAAGGATCTTTATTTACAAAATTATAATATTCTCAATGCGACGAGCGATTGTGTGATCACTCTCGATCAGGATATGAAATTCTCCGGTATGAACCAAGCCGCGCTTAACGCGTTCGGTTATTCCGAAGAGGAGATCATCGGAAAACATTTTACCGCGATGATTCCTCCGGGTATGGAAAGTATCTACATGGACAAGGTGGCCCAACTTTTAAAACGAAAGGCCCGGAAACAAATCGCGAGAATCAACCGAGCCGATCTCAAAAGTAAAAACGGGGAAGTGAGAACCTACGACATCTCCGTTTGTTATTACGACATCGAAGGTCAAACCTACTACACCGGAATCGCAAGGGACATCACGAGCAAACTTCTGATCTCCGAAAAACTCATAGATGCGGAACGACGCGCATTTCTTTCCACGCTCGCATCGAGTATAGGACACGAGATCAACAATTCCTTAACCGCGATCCAAGGTCATATCGAAATCGCGAAGATGCCCGATTCCACGGAACAGATCCGTCAAAAGGCGATCTCGATCACTTGGAGTCAGTTGATTAAGTTGAAAACTCTCACGAACAATCTTCTGCAACTCGGAAAGCCGGGAGAAAGTCTGCGCAAATCCTCGGAACCGATCAACCTGAACGACTCCGTGGAAAGTGTGATCGACGTGTTTCAAAAAACGTCCAGACTCAAACACTGCGTCATCCACTTTCAACCCGAATCCACACCCGTGATGATCGAATCCAATCAGGATCAACTTTCTCTTTTACTTTCCAACATCATGTTGAATTCCGCGGACGCGACCGGCAACCGAGGAAATATTAAGATTTCTGTATATATCAGAAATCATCATCCGATCGTCGCGATTCTGGACGACGGAATCGGAATGAACGAAGAAGTGATTCAAAAAATCTATCAACCGTATTTTACCACCAAAGGAATCGGAAAAGGAACCGGACTCGGGATGTTCGTAGCCAAGGAAATCGCGGATCAATACGGAATCAGAATCGAGATCGAATCGGAACCGAACTCGGGAACCGAGTTCCGTTTGGTTTTTCCGGACAAGGTATAA
- a CDS encoding aminoglycoside phosphotransferase family protein encodes MSSNSPLTEQELKFLEYSGKLPQKIVPITIEASDRKYFRVFYPDETLILCKDVRFQHDFIEIADFLSHEQFTVPEILKKDLIHFLILMSDGGDKDLTSITDDVEYREWLVKSVELLVRLQKTNPIPPVSSREFDLEKLGFESKFTYTNYLKFQKEFGLKTQLRSEVKIFIEECSGFLAEYPVKVFCHRDFHGRNLLINSENEICMIDFQDARMGTPFYDLSSILYDAYRPIPFAMRQGLYQLFLKLSEQNFPKSKECYYIQCLQRSYKALGSYFYLVADKKMDKYRESVLSALDNLLEIVQAGLFPDQLYVFFHLLKEELLENYTFMKGIKR; translated from the coding sequence ATGAGTTCCAATTCTCCGCTGACAGAACAAGAATTGAAGTTTTTGGAATATTCCGGAAAACTTCCGCAGAAAATCGTACCGATAACGATCGAAGCGTCGGATCGAAAATACTTCCGCGTCTTTTATCCCGACGAAACCTTGATCCTTTGTAAGGACGTTCGTTTTCAACACGACTTCATCGAGATCGCCGACTTTCTCAGTCACGAACAGTTTACGGTTCCCGAAATTCTTAAGAAAGATCTGATACATTTTTTGATTTTGATGAGCGACGGAGGGGACAAGGATCTGACTTCCATAACCGACGACGTGGAATACAGAGAATGGCTCGTAAAATCCGTGGAACTCTTGGTGCGACTTCAAAAAACGAATCCGATTCCGCCGGTGAGTTCGAGGGAATTCGATCTCGAAAAACTCGGGTTTGAAAGCAAATTCACATATACGAATTATCTAAAGTTCCAAAAGGAATTCGGATTAAAAACCCAACTTCGAAGCGAGGTGAAAATCTTCATCGAGGAATGTTCCGGCTTTCTCGCGGAATATCCCGTAAAGGTTTTTTGTCACAGGGACTTTCACGGAAGAAATCTTCTCATCAATTCCGAAAACGAGATCTGTATGATCGATTTTCAGGACGCGAGAATGGGAACTCCGTTCTACGATCTTTCGAGCATTCTATACGACGCGTATCGACCGATTCCTTTCGCGATGAGACAAGGACTCTATCAGCTTTTTCTAAAGTTGAGCGAACAGAATTTTCCAAAGTCCAAGGAATGTTATTACATCCAATGCCTACAACGTTCTTACAAGGCTCTCGGTTCTTATTTTTATCTCGTCGCCGATAAGAAGATGGATAAATATCGGGAAAGCGTGTTAAGCGCCCTCGACAATCTTTTGGAAATCGTACAGGCTGGATTGTTTCCCGATCAACTCTACGTGTTCTTTCATCTATTGAAGGAAGAACTTCTGGAGAATTATACTTTCATGAAGGGAATCAAACGATGA
- a CDS encoding nucleotidyltransferase family protein, with protein MKFFIPAAGFGTRMKELTKDLPKPLLPVNGIPLIYYALFQAWKQNAEGAVINTHYLGEKIRKELETFSLFPIIFSDENKEILGTAGGIRTGLERAGWMGETIGIINPDFLYFPPENFSLPTALKENDCLLYLLPQPESAGYTGLGLDQGRILFGNGNLFYVGISVLNSSVLKPIPPETFFDLSKTFQELSAKRRLGGIRFEGEAIDLGEKEYYLSLKNQNFSERLGTRWGEFSELCKLPIQR; from the coding sequence GTGAAATTTTTTATTCCCGCCGCCGGATTCGGAACGAGGATGAAGGAACTCACCAAGGACCTTCCCAAACCCTTGTTGCCCGTAAACGGAATTCCTCTGATTTATTACGCGCTCTTTCAAGCCTGGAAACAAAACGCCGAAGGCGCCGTGATCAACACGCACTATCTCGGAGAAAAAATTCGAAAAGAACTCGAAACGTTTTCGCTCTTCCCAATAATTTTTTCGGACGAAAACAAAGAAATTCTCGGAACTGCAGGAGGAATCCGAACGGGACTCGAAAGAGCCGGTTGGATGGGAGAAACGATCGGAATCATCAATCCCGATTTTTTATATTTTCCACCCGAGAATTTTTCGCTTCCGACCGCGCTGAAAGAAAACGATTGCCTTTTGTATCTTTTACCGCAACCGGAGTCGGCGGGTTATACGGGATTGGGATTGGATCAAGGGAGAATTCTTTTCGGAAACGGAAACCTATTCTACGTCGGCATTTCCGTATTGAACAGCTCCGTCCTCAAACCGATACCGCCTGAAACATTTTTCGATCTATCCAAAACGTTCCAAGAATTATCCGCAAAACGACGATTAGGCGGAATCCGATTCGAAGGAGAGGCGATCGATCTCGGCGAAAAAGAATATTATCTTTCTCTAAAGAACCAAAACTTTTCCGAAAGACTCGGTACTCGTTGGGGAGAATTTTCGGAGCTCTGTAAACTTCCGATTCAGAGATAA
- a CDS encoding glucose-6-phosphate isomerase: MIRLETRFASSFVDSREFEPFLAQAEAARRTLHSFQGKGKEYLGWLNLPKEIDDSEIERIIRVSEKLRASSEVVVVIGIGGSYLGSRAVLEATLPFFKKASQGNPEVIFAGHHLESRYLSELIEYLEDRDFSINVISKSGTTTEPAIAFRLFWELLRKKYGASAASRVVATTDASKGALKTFADAEGFETFTIPDNVGGRYSVLTPVGLFPLAVAGVPIREFILGFQNILKDLHAESDPIANPATYYSALRNYFLSKGRCVEILANFNPSLRYISEWWKQLFGESEGKENKGIFPASMDFTTDLHSLGQYVQEGKRILFETVLSPERTHSNLTLKPTPDNLDSLNFLSGNTLAHVNEQARLGTLLAHADGGVPCLELIFPDISPASLGEVMYFFEYSCAISGYSLGVNPFDQPGVEAYKKNMFALLNKTGFEKEGESLRKRILGN, from the coding sequence ATGATTCGATTGGAAACCAGATTCGCTTCGTCTTTTGTTGATTCTCGGGAATTCGAACCCTTTTTAGCGCAAGCCGAAGCGGCTCGACGTACGTTGCATTCTTTCCAAGGAAAGGGAAAGGAATATCTGGGATGGTTGAATCTTCCGAAAGAGATCGACGATTCCGAAATAGAAAGAATCATTCGAGTTTCGGAAAAACTCCGCGCTTCCTCCGAGGTTGTAGTCGTGATCGGAATCGGGGGTTCTTATCTCGGTTCCCGCGCCGTTCTCGAAGCGACCCTTCCTTTTTTCAAAAAAGCTTCCCAAGGAAATCCCGAAGTGATCTTTGCGGGACATCATCTCGAATCCAGATATCTTTCCGAGTTGATCGAATATTTGGAAGACCGCGACTTTTCCATAAACGTAATTTCAAAATCGGGAACCACGACCGAACCCGCGATCGCGTTCCGACTTTTCTGGGAACTTCTTCGTAAGAAATACGGAGCCTCCGCGGCTTCGAGAGTCGTCGCGACCACGGACGCGTCCAAAGGCGCCTTAAAGACGTTTGCGGACGCGGAAGGATTCGAAACGTTCACCATCCCCGACAACGTGGGCGGAAGATATTCCGTTTTGACTCCGGTTGGTTTGTTTCCTCTCGCCGTGGCCGGGGTTCCGATTCGCGAATTTATATTAGGATTTCAGAATATTCTAAAGGACCTGCACGCCGAGTCCGATCCGATCGCTAATCCCGCGACGTATTATTCCGCGCTTAGAAACTACTTTTTGTCGAAAGGTCGTTGTGTGGAAATATTAGCGAATTTTAATCCTTCTCTGAGATACATTTCCGAATGGTGGAAACAACTTTTCGGGGAAAGCGAAGGAAAGGAGAATAAGGGGATTTTTCCCGCGTCCATGGACTTTACCACGGATCTGCATTCTCTCGGACAATACGTTCAGGAAGGAAAAAGAATCCTCTTTGAAACCGTACTGAGTCCCGAACGAACGCATTCTAACCTGACCTTAAAACCCACGCCGGACAATCTGGATTCTCTCAATTTTCTTTCGGGGAACACTCTGGCTCACGTAAACGAACAGGCCCGTCTTGGAACGCTTCTCGCACACGCGGACGGGGGCGTTCCTTGTTTGGAATTGATCTTCCCCGATATATCGCCCGCTTCCTTGGGCGAGGTGATGTATTTCTTCGAATATTCCTGCGCGATCTCGGGTTATTCCTTGGGTGTAAATCCTTTCGATCAACCGGGGGTGGAAGCGTATAAAAAAAATATGTTCGCGCTTTTGAACAAAACCGGTTTTGAAAAAGAGGGAGAATCTCTTCGCAAAAGAATTCTCGGCAACTAA
- the galK gene encoding galactokinase — translation MNREDLEKVLNTQFSPGSDPIRFFSAPGRINIIGEHVDYAGGIVLPAAIDVSIRIAIRKNDVGKFRIYSASSNEKIETSKASYDSKHSWVNYVFGVVEELRQLDYVSDFFDLVVWGNIPQGAGLSSSAAFEVAVGYALSEIHDWKLSREDIALLCQRAENRFVGVNCGIMDQFVIATAKEGFCIALNTETLDYDYYEMRLDGYEFYLIDSKVKHSLKDSAYNDRRKEVESAFLKIKKAKPELLNLYSAEPEDAENPALGLNEAETKRARHVTSERFRTERMIHNLKNGNAKEAGEILFECHNSLSTDYEVSCEETDFIVEELKKEGALGARMIGGGFGGCVLILDKVGRRDILFGKIKDRYFQKFKNEPQLYTFRISDGVGEF, via the coding sequence ATGAATCGAGAAGACTTAGAGAAAGTCCTGAATACTCAATTTTCCCCAGGCTCGGATCCGATCCGATTTTTTTCGGCCCCGGGAAGAATCAACATCATCGGCGAACACGTGGACTACGCGGGCGGAATCGTTTTGCCCGCGGCGATCGACGTTTCGATTCGGATCGCAATCCGTAAAAACGACGTCGGCAAGTTTAGAATTTATTCCGCGTCCTCGAACGAAAAAATAGAAACCTCGAAGGCTTCGTATGATTCGAAACATTCCTGGGTGAATTACGTTTTCGGAGTCGTGGAAGAATTGAGACAACTCGATTACGTTTCCGATTTTTTCGATCTGGTCGTTTGGGGAAACATTCCGCAAGGCGCCGGGCTTTCTTCTTCGGCGGCCTTCGAGGTCGCGGTCGGGTACGCGCTTTCCGAAATTCACGATTGGAAACTTTCGAGGGAAGATATCGCCCTGCTCTGTCAAAGAGCGGAGAACCGTTTTGTAGGAGTCAACTGCGGAATCATGGATCAATTCGTGATCGCCACCGCAAAAGAAGGTTTTTGTATCGCGTTGAATACGGAAACCCTGGATTACGATTATTATGAAATGCGCTTGGACGGTTACGAATTCTATCTCATCGATTCCAAGGTGAAACATTCCCTCAAGGATAGCGCTTACAACGATCGCAGAAAAGAAGTGGAGTCGGCGTTCTTAAAAATCAAAAAAGCGAAACCGGAGCTTCTCAATCTTTATTCCGCCGAACCGGAAGACGCGGAAAATCCGGCCCTGGGTTTGAACGAAGCCGAAACGAAACGTGCGAGACATGTCACCTCGGAACGATTTAGGACCGAGCGTATGATTCATAACTTGAAAAACGGAAACGCAAAAGAGGCGGGAGAAATTCTTTTCGAATGCCACAATTCCCTTTCGACAGACTACGAAGTTTCGTGTGAAGAGACGGATTTTATAGTCGAAGAACTTAAGAAAGAAGGGGCTCTGGGCGCGAGAATGATCGGCGGCGGTTTCGGCGGCTGTGTTTTGATACTGGACAAAGTCGGTAGAAGAGATATACTGTTCGGGAAAATTAAAGACCGTTATTTTCAAAAATTTAAAAACGAACCGCAGCTTTATACGTTCCGAATTTCGGACGGAGTCGGAGAATTCTAA
- a CDS encoding STAS domain-containing protein: protein MGADDSLNLDGEDVDFSINELNVNLQKEGLPGNFPKDAVVLKISGEINLYSAHALKEKIFDLIDKGFIFVFVNMENIRYIDSSGLAVFMSTHARLVKNGKGGVAMFSPSSQVNKILELTKLKSLIRVTGTLEDAVNILVN from the coding sequence ATGGGAGCAGACGATTCTCTGAACCTGGACGGCGAGGATGTGGATTTTTCGATCAACGAGTTGAACGTGAACCTTCAAAAGGAAGGTCTTCCCGGCAACTTTCCAAAGGACGCGGTCGTTCTCAAGATCAGCGGCGAGATCAATCTTTATTCCGCGCACGCACTCAAGGAAAAAATTTTCGATCTGATCGACAAAGGTTTTATATTCGTTTTTGTGAATATGGAAAACATTCGATATATAGATTCTTCCGGGCTCGCGGTTTTTATGAGCACTCACGCAAGGCTCGTCAAAAACGGAAAGGGAGGGGTCGCGATGTTCTCCCCTTCTTCCCAAGTAAACAAGATTCTGGAACTTACGAAGTTGAAGTCCTTGATCCGAGTCACTGGAACCTTGGAAGACGCGGTCAACATTCTCGTAAATTGA
- a CDS encoding uracil-DNA glycosylase family protein, with translation MKNRKSEYSNHLNHLLSCRKCPKMEGNPVHGCVPSSRIISLGQAPGVHEERFGKPFAYTAGKTLFGWFKKIGIEEETFRNKVNMSAVCRCFPGKAKSGDRKPDAEEVANCSEFLEFEVRFHKPELLIPIGKLAIDQLIEIKKYKLEDVIGQKFSRDFYGVKLDWIPLPHPSGLNVWNHTEIGKKLIVKALEKIQKHPVIREEFSL, from the coding sequence ATGAAAAACAGAAAATCAGAATATTCAAATCATCTAAATCATCTTTTAAGTTGTAGAAAATGCCCCAAAATGGAAGGCAACCCGGTTCACGGTTGTGTGCCTTCCTCGAGAATCATCAGCCTCGGACAAGCGCCCGGCGTTCACGAAGAAAGATTCGGCAAACCGTTCGCTTATACGGCGGGCAAAACTCTTTTCGGTTGGTTTAAAAAAATCGGAATCGAAGAGGAAACGTTTCGAAACAAAGTGAACATGTCCGCGGTTTGTCGTTGTTTTCCCGGAAAAGCGAAAAGCGGGGATCGTAAACCCGACGCCGAGGAAGTGGCGAACTGTTCCGAATTTTTAGAGTTCGAGGTTCGTTTTCACAAACCGGAACTTTTGATTCCGATCGGAAAACTCGCGATCGATCAGTTGATCGAAATCAAAAAATACAAACTGGAAGACGTGATCGGTCAAAAATTCTCCAGAGATTTTTACGGAGTCAAACTCGATTGGATTCCTCTTCCGCATCCTTCCGGTCTCAACGTTTGGAATCATACCGAAATCGGAAAAAAATTGATCGTGAAAGCTCTGGAAAAAATCCAAAAACATCCGGTGATTCGGGAAGAATTCTCCCTTTGA